A genomic stretch from Dyella sp. M7H15-1 includes:
- the rimM gene encoding ribosome maturation factor RimM (Essential for efficient processing of 16S rRNA), whose amino-acid sequence MMAAGRRVLVGRIVGLYGVQGWLKVESWTEPRAQIFKYQPWLLSLVPGQETEVVGIKGHPQGKGLVAKLPGMDDRDVAAALVGQDVYVARELLPQPDKDEYYWVDLEGLEVVTTEGVALGRISHLFATGANDVVVVRDGERERLVPFVQGVYVRSVDLSDGRMVVDWDPEF is encoded by the coding sequence ATGATGGCAGCCGGTCGGCGCGTCCTGGTCGGACGCATCGTCGGGTTGTATGGCGTGCAGGGCTGGCTCAAGGTTGAATCCTGGACCGAACCCCGCGCGCAGATCTTCAAGTATCAGCCCTGGCTGCTCTCGTTGGTGCCGGGTCAGGAAACGGAGGTTGTGGGTATCAAAGGTCATCCCCAAGGCAAAGGCCTCGTGGCCAAGTTGCCGGGGATGGATGATCGGGACGTCGCAGCCGCTCTGGTGGGGCAAGATGTTTATGTCGCCCGTGAGTTGCTGCCGCAGCCTGATAAGGATGAATATTACTGGGTCGATCTCGAAGGTCTTGAGGTCGTTACCACGGAAGGCGTGGCGTTAGGACGGATTAGCCACCTGTTCGCAACCGGCGCCAACGATGTGGTGGTGGTAAGGGATGGCGAGCGCGAGCGGCTTGTTCCTTTCGTCCAGGGTGTTTACGTGCGTTCGGTGGATTTGTCCGACGGACGCATGGTGGTGGATTGGGACCCTGAATTCTGA
- the rplS gene encoding 50S ribosomal protein L19, producing the protein MNKIIEQFEAEQITRQLPEFGPGDTVVVNVKVKEGNRERVQAFEGVVIAKRSRGLHSAFTVRKISHGTGVERVFQAHSPTIESVTVKRKGKVRGAKLYYLRGLEGKAARIKEDIGASTAE; encoded by the coding sequence ATGAACAAGATCATCGAACAGTTCGAAGCCGAGCAGATCACCCGCCAGCTGCCGGAGTTCGGCCCTGGCGACACCGTGGTGGTCAACGTCAAGGTGAAGGAAGGTAACCGCGAACGCGTGCAGGCGTTCGAGGGTGTTGTCATCGCCAAGCGCAGCCGTGGCCTGCATTCGGCTTTCACTGTGCGCAAGATTTCGCACGGTACCGGTGTGGAGCGCGTATTCCAGGCGCACAGCCCGACCATCGAATCGGTTACGGTGAAGCGCAAGGGCAAAGTGCGTGGTGCCAAGCTGTACTACCTGCGTGGTTTGGAAGGCAAGGCTGCTCGTATCAAAGAAGACATCGGTGCCTCCACCGCCGAGTAA
- the trmD gene encoding tRNA (guanosine(37)-N1)-methyltransferase TrmD, with the protein MRIDVVTLFPDFMRQCAAVGVVGRAQQRELLQVETWSPRDYATDNYRTVDGRTCGGGPGMVMLIEPLRAALKAVRKAAPGPVHVIYLSPQGARLTQGRVEVLAKLPRIALLCGRYEGVDERLLAHEVDEELSIGDYVLSGGELGAAVIIDAVGRLQNGALNDAQSAEQDSFSNGLLDCPHYAKPVHDALGDVPEVLLSGDHAAIRRWRLKQALGRTWLRRPDLLAQRALDKESRALLDEFRREYAQQMQARQNDAANEDRNH; encoded by the coding sequence ATGCGCATCGATGTCGTCACGCTGTTTCCCGACTTCATGCGTCAGTGCGCCGCTGTTGGTGTGGTAGGACGCGCGCAGCAGCGTGAGCTGTTGCAGGTGGAAACCTGGAGCCCGCGCGATTACGCCACTGACAATTACCGTACCGTGGATGGCCGCACCTGCGGCGGTGGTCCCGGCATGGTGATGCTGATCGAGCCTTTGCGGGCAGCCCTTAAGGCGGTACGCAAGGCTGCACCAGGTCCGGTGCACGTGATTTACCTCAGTCCGCAAGGAGCGCGGCTGACGCAGGGTAGGGTGGAGGTGTTGGCGAAGCTGCCGCGCATCGCCTTGCTCTGCGGACGTTACGAAGGTGTGGACGAGCGTCTACTGGCGCACGAAGTCGACGAGGAGCTTTCCATCGGCGATTATGTGCTGTCCGGTGGTGAGCTGGGCGCCGCGGTGATTATTGATGCCGTAGGCCGCTTGCAGAATGGTGCGTTGAACGACGCGCAATCGGCCGAGCAGGATTCGTTCTCGAACGGGTTGCTCGATTGTCCGCATTACGCGAAGCCGGTGCACGATGCGCTGGGCGACGTACCGGAGGTGTTGCTTTCCGGCGATCATGCGGCCATCCGCCGCTGGCGTCTGAAGCAAGCGCTGGGGCGGACTTGGTTGCGACGTCCTGATTTATTGGCGCAGCGCGCGCTGGATAAGGAATCCCGTGCGCTGTTGGATGAATTCCGCCGCGAATATGCACAACAGATGCAGGCGCGGCAAAACGATGCGGCCAACGAAGACCGCAATCATTGA
- the epmB gene encoding EF-P beta-lysylation protein EpmB — MITVSPSTRITSSAPPDWRRLWRDAITDSRELLDLLDLGHLASRLPAADAGFALRVPHGFATRMRKGDASDPLLLQVLPQLAELDLVPGFVTDAVGDLASRETQGVLHKYQGRALLIASGSCAIHCRYCFRRHFPYGDEIAASNQWRQALEQVAQDKSMNELILSGGDPLALATHKLEELSRGLADLPHVIRLRIHTRLPVVLPERIDGSFVEWLSALPLQKVVVLHANHANEFDPAVDAACASLRDAGATLLNQSVLLRGINDTTDALVALSERMFAAGVLPYYLHQLDRVRGAAHFEVADDKAQTLIEDMRSRLPGYLVPKLVREVAGDPSKRPL; from the coding sequence ATGATAACCGTAAGCCCCAGCACCCGCATTACATCGTCCGCCCCACCCGATTGGCGCCGGCTCTGGCGCGATGCGATCACCGACAGCCGCGAGCTGCTTGATTTGCTCGATCTAGGTCACCTGGCCTCCCGCCTACCAGCCGCGGACGCGGGCTTTGCCTTGCGCGTACCGCACGGCTTCGCCACGCGCATGCGCAAGGGTGACGCGAGCGACCCACTGCTACTGCAGGTGCTTCCGCAATTAGCGGAACTGGACCTGGTGCCAGGGTTCGTGACGGATGCCGTGGGCGACCTGGCTTCCCGCGAAACGCAGGGGGTCCTGCACAAGTACCAGGGCCGAGCCCTGCTGATTGCCAGTGGCAGTTGCGCCATCCATTGCCGTTATTGCTTCCGCCGACACTTCCCATATGGCGATGAGATAGCTGCGTCGAACCAGTGGCGTCAGGCCCTGGAACAGGTCGCTCAGGACAAGTCAATGAACGAATTGATCCTTTCCGGTGGCGACCCGCTGGCACTGGCCACCCACAAGCTCGAAGAACTCAGCCGAGGCTTGGCCGACCTGCCGCACGTCATCCGGCTGCGCATCCATACCCGCCTGCCAGTGGTGTTGCCCGAACGCATCGACGGGTCATTTGTCGAGTGGCTGAGCGCATTGCCTTTGCAGAAGGTCGTGGTGCTGCACGCCAATCACGCCAATGAGTTCGATCCCGCCGTGGATGCTGCCTGCGCAAGTTTGCGCGACGCGGGCGCCACGCTGCTCAACCAGTCTGTGCTCCTGCGTGGGATCAATGACACCACCGATGCCTTGGTAGCGCTGTCCGAGCGCATGTTTGCCGCTGGTGTGCTGCCCTATTATCTGCACCAGCTCGATCGTGTGCGGGGTGCGGCACATTTCGAGGTTGCAGACGACAAGGCGCAAACGCTGATCGAGGATATGCGCAGTCGCCTGCCCGGCTATCTCGTGCCCAAGCTGGTCCGCGAAGTGGCGGGCGACCCGTCAAAGCGCCCGCTCTGA
- the radA gene encoding DNA repair protein RadA: MAKAKTAYVCADCGAEHNKWQGQCVECGAWNTLSEFVVQPAQKSVGAARQSGYAGVANGVARVTPLTDVLVTAESRTLTGIGEFDRVLGGGLVDGSVVLIGGDPGIGKSTLLLQMLGKLGEKLPSVYVTGEESLAQVAARAQRLDLPLQPLHALAETCIERILDQVAASRPRVLVIDSIQTIWTDLLAAAPGSVSQVRESAAKLTRFAKETGTSVFLVGHVTKEGGIAGPRVLEHMVDAVLYFEGESGSRFRVLRAFKNRFGAVNELGVFAMSEKGLREVPNPSAIFLSAHSGPTSGSAVMVTREGTRPLLVEVQALVDQSSLGNPRRVALGLEQNRLAMLLAVLHRHGGVAAYDQDVFVNVVGGIRVQETAADLPVLLAVLSSLRDRPLPEKTIAFGEVGLSGEIRPVPNGEERMKEASHHGFQRAIVPKANAPKKGRVGEMEVIGVERLAQAIDACR; encoded by the coding sequence ATGGCCAAAGCCAAAACCGCCTACGTCTGCGCCGATTGCGGTGCCGAACACAACAAATGGCAGGGCCAATGCGTGGAATGCGGCGCGTGGAACACGCTGTCGGAGTTCGTGGTGCAGCCGGCGCAGAAGTCGGTAGGGGCGGCCAGGCAAAGTGGCTATGCGGGTGTCGCCAATGGTGTGGCGCGAGTTACCCCGCTGACTGATGTGCTGGTAACTGCCGAGTCGCGCACGCTCACCGGTATCGGCGAATTCGACCGTGTGCTGGGCGGTGGCCTGGTCGACGGCTCGGTGGTGCTGATTGGCGGCGATCCCGGCATCGGCAAATCCACCTTGCTGCTGCAAATGCTCGGCAAACTCGGCGAAAAACTGCCCAGCGTCTACGTCACCGGCGAGGAATCGCTGGCGCAAGTGGCTGCGCGCGCGCAACGACTGGATCTGCCCCTGCAGCCTTTGCACGCGCTGGCCGAAACCTGCATCGAGCGCATTCTCGATCAAGTCGCAGCATCGCGGCCACGGGTGCTGGTGATCGACTCCATCCAGACGATCTGGACCGATCTGCTGGCCGCTGCACCGGGCTCGGTGAGCCAAGTGCGTGAATCGGCGGCCAAGCTTACGCGTTTCGCGAAGGAGACCGGTACTTCGGTTTTCCTGGTTGGGCACGTCACCAAGGAAGGTGGTATCGCCGGCCCGCGCGTGCTCGAACACATGGTCGATGCCGTGTTGTATTTCGAAGGCGAATCCGGCAGTCGTTTCCGCGTGCTGCGAGCCTTCAAGAATCGCTTTGGTGCGGTGAACGAACTGGGTGTATTCGCGATGTCCGAGAAGGGCTTGCGCGAGGTGCCCAATCCTTCGGCGATTTTCCTGTCCGCACATAGCGGACCGACTTCCGGCAGCGCCGTGATGGTGACGCGCGAGGGTACGCGTCCGCTGCTGGTGGAAGTGCAGGCGCTGGTCGATCAATCCTCGCTCGGCAATCCCAGGCGAGTCGCCTTGGGCCTTGAGCAAAACCGCTTGGCCATGCTGCTGGCCGTGCTGCATCGGCACGGCGGTGTAGCGGCGTACGACCAGGATGTATTCGTCAACGTCGTCGGTGGTATTCGTGTGCAGGAAACCGCTGCCGATCTGCCGGTGTTGCTGGCGGTGCTCTCGTCCTTGCGCGATCGCCCCTTGCCGGAGAAAACCATTGCCTTCGGCGAAGTGGGTTTATCCGGCGAAATTCGCCCGGTGCCCAACGGTGAGGAGCGCATGAAGGAGGCCTCCCATCATGGTTTTCAGCGCGCCATCGTGCCGAAGGCCAATGCGCCCAAGAAGGGCAGGGTTGGCGAGATGGAAGTGATCGGGGTCGAGCGATTGGCGCAAGCCATCGATGCTTGCCGCTGA
- the ffh gene encoding signal recognition particle protein has product MFETLSQRLSTTVNRLRGRGRLTEENIRESLREVRIALLEADVALPVVQALVERVKVRAVGQEVLKSLSPGQALVKVVSDELTAVMGTANSELNLAQQPPAVVLMAGLQGAGKTTTVAKLARFLTERKKKRVMVVSCDVYRPAAIEQLCTLAEQVGVTFFPSEGGQDPVDIAKAAMVAARKEVMDVLLIDTAGRLHVDEAMMEEIKALHAVVTPIETLFVVDSMTGQDAANTAKAFSEALPLTGVVLTKTDGDARGGAALSVRYVTGRPIKFLGAGEKTDALEPFHPDRVAQRILGMGDVLSLVEEMERKVDQEKAQKLATKVMKGKRFDLNDMRDQLEQMTNMGGLAGLMDKLPGVSGLPENVKSNVSDGEIRHMVAIISSMTKKERRHPDLLNGSRRARVAKGSGTQPADVNRLLKQYIQMERMMSKLSKGGTKGLLRQMRGAMKGMGGMGGGFPPMR; this is encoded by the coding sequence ATGTTCGAGACGCTCAGCCAACGCCTCTCTACCACCGTCAACCGCTTGCGCGGTCGCGGCCGCCTGACTGAGGAAAACATTCGCGAAAGCTTGCGCGAGGTGCGCATTGCCCTGCTCGAGGCTGACGTGGCCTTGCCCGTGGTGCAAGCGTTGGTCGAGCGTGTGAAGGTGCGTGCGGTAGGGCAGGAAGTGCTCAAGAGTCTGTCGCCTGGTCAGGCGCTGGTAAAAGTGGTCAGTGACGAGCTGACAGCGGTGATGGGCACGGCGAACAGCGAACTCAACCTCGCCCAGCAGCCACCCGCGGTGGTGCTGATGGCCGGTTTGCAAGGCGCGGGTAAAACCACCACCGTGGCCAAGCTGGCGCGCTTCCTTACCGAGCGCAAAAAAAAGCGCGTGATGGTGGTGAGCTGCGACGTCTATCGTCCGGCGGCGATCGAGCAATTGTGTACGCTGGCCGAGCAGGTTGGTGTGACGTTTTTCCCGTCCGAAGGTGGCCAGGATCCGGTTGATATCGCTAAGGCAGCGATGGTGGCGGCACGCAAGGAGGTGATGGATGTGCTGCTGATCGACACTGCCGGCCGACTGCACGTCGACGAGGCGATGATGGAGGAAATCAAAGCGCTGCACGCCGTCGTCACGCCGATCGAAACTCTGTTCGTGGTCGACTCGATGACCGGCCAGGATGCCGCCAACACCGCAAAGGCCTTCAGCGAGGCGTTGCCGCTTACCGGCGTGGTGCTGACTAAGACCGACGGTGATGCGCGTGGCGGCGCTGCGCTCTCGGTGCGCTATGTCACCGGGCGCCCGATCAAATTCCTCGGCGCAGGCGAGAAGACTGACGCACTGGAGCCGTTCCATCCTGATCGTGTGGCGCAGCGCATTCTCGGCATGGGTGACGTGCTGTCGCTGGTGGAGGAAATGGAGCGCAAGGTCGACCAGGAAAAAGCGCAGAAGCTCGCCACCAAGGTGATGAAGGGCAAGCGCTTCGATCTCAATGATATGCGCGATCAACTTGAGCAGATGACCAACATGGGGGGGCTGGCTGGCTTGATGGACAAGCTGCCGGGTGTCTCTGGTCTGCCTGAGAACGTAAAGTCCAATGTCAGCGATGGCGAGATCAGACACATGGTCGCGATCATCAGTTCGATGACGAAGAAAGAACGCCGCCATCCAGATCTGCTGAATGGCTCCCGGCGCGCCCGCGTGGCCAAGGGCTCAGGCACACAGCCTGCGGATGTAAACCGCTTGCTGAAGCAATACATACAGATGGAAAGAATGATGTCCAAACTCTCCAAAGGCGGCACCAAGGGCCTGCTGCGGCAGATGCGTGGCGCTATGAAGGGTATGGGCGGCATGGGTGGTGGCTTCCCGCCGATGCGCTGA
- a CDS encoding EAL domain-containing protein: protein MKTDAVIKILFIENSVEDAEQIITLLRNAGIAVRPARATTNEQIHAALEELGPDLVLFNPGVHSLPLRSVTQQIDASARDIALIACVAKMDDQGIADLFQNGVQGVGSRNQPKHLITVIKREFDALNTRRQVRRLESALRESERRCDALLDSSNDPIAYVHEGMHVRANRSYLDTFGYADDEELLGLPVLDLIGPADANAFKNLLRALSRGEKTEYQLELNARRADGSTFLATAEFAHATFEGETCLQIVFRRQHGDPSLVAQLQRDAITGLYNRTRTLECIDNAVAAANEGRKGQSLLLIEPDNWTQIVNGIGLSKADELLAAFAQRVSMQLDQKDIAGLLADHTIGVILHTESDEAIREWIDTLQQVISREIFDLGTQSITLTTSIGGSLLGEKNANTDMLLNQASQALRSAQSQGGNRIELHDPAAREKADAEREGNWLGLLRQALTQNEFVLYHQQSISLQDVEGDYSEILLRMNGPQSEVLPGFFLPIAEKHGLNAEIDRWVLNQTINALKSREKLDFPTTFFVKLTPDSLQPQANLLPWLDRTLKQANLKNGRLVLEMTESKVVTLLRPAQTFITGWKQLGGFFALEQFGSGLNSFQLLNHIDADYLKIDRSFMANLPQHPENQKKITEICLQAHELKRLTVAEWVEDAASTSMLFACGVDFVQGNFLQEPQRLVVNV from the coding sequence ATGAAGACAGACGCCGTTATCAAGATCCTCTTCATCGAGAATTCGGTCGAGGACGCGGAACAGATCATTACGTTATTGCGCAACGCGGGCATTGCCGTTCGCCCCGCTCGCGCAACGACAAACGAACAGATTCATGCGGCGCTGGAGGAACTTGGCCCGGATCTGGTGCTGTTCAACCCTGGTGTGCACAGCTTGCCATTACGCAGTGTGACCCAACAGATCGATGCCAGCGCGCGCGACATCGCGCTGATTGCGTGCGTTGCCAAAATGGACGACCAGGGCATCGCCGACTTGTTTCAGAACGGTGTCCAGGGCGTCGGCTCGCGCAACCAGCCCAAGCATCTGATCACGGTCATCAAGCGCGAATTCGATGCGCTGAACACGCGTCGGCAGGTGCGCCGGCTGGAATCTGCCCTGCGTGAGTCCGAGCGCCGCTGCGATGCCCTTTTGGATTCCTCCAACGATCCCATCGCCTATGTGCACGAAGGCATGCACGTACGCGCTAATCGGTCCTATCTAGATACCTTTGGCTACGCTGACGATGAGGAACTGCTCGGCCTGCCGGTGCTGGACCTGATCGGTCCAGCCGATGCCAACGCCTTCAAGAACCTGCTGCGCGCGCTGTCGCGCGGGGAAAAAACCGAGTACCAGCTTGAGCTGAATGCACGCCGCGCCGATGGCAGCACCTTCCTAGCCACAGCCGAGTTTGCCCACGCCACTTTTGAAGGTGAAACCTGCCTGCAGATCGTGTTCCGCCGCCAGCACGGCGATCCGTCGCTGGTGGCGCAACTACAACGCGATGCCATCACTGGCCTTTACAACCGCACACGCACCCTGGAATGCATCGACAACGCAGTGGCTGCCGCCAATGAAGGGCGTAAGGGTCAGAGCCTACTGCTGATCGAGCCGGACAACTGGACGCAAATCGTGAACGGTATCGGCCTCAGCAAGGCAGATGAACTACTGGCTGCTTTTGCGCAGCGCGTCAGTATGCAATTAGATCAGAAAGATATTGCGGGCCTGCTTGCGGATCACACAATTGGCGTCATCCTGCACACAGAAAGCGATGAAGCAATCCGCGAATGGATCGACACACTGCAGCAGGTCATCTCGCGCGAGATTTTCGACCTCGGCACGCAATCGATCACACTGACCACCAGCATCGGCGGCAGCCTGCTCGGCGAGAAGAATGCCAACACCGATATGTTGCTTAACCAGGCCAGCCAAGCCTTGCGCAGCGCGCAGAGCCAAGGCGGCAATCGCATCGAGCTACATGATCCGGCGGCCCGCGAAAAGGCCGATGCCGAGCGCGAAGGCAACTGGCTTGGCCTGCTGCGTCAGGCCCTGACACAGAACGAGTTCGTGTTGTACCACCAGCAGAGCATCAGCCTGCAGGATGTCGAAGGCGATTATTCGGAAATTCTCTTGCGCATGAATGGTCCGCAGAGTGAAGTGCTGCCCGGCTTCTTCCTACCTATCGCCGAGAAGCACGGCCTCAATGCCGAGATCGATCGCTGGGTGCTCAATCAGACCATCAACGCGCTGAAATCCCGTGAAAAGCTGGACTTCCCTACGACGTTCTTCGTCAAGCTCACACCCGATTCGCTGCAACCACAAGCCAATCTGTTGCCATGGCTAGATCGCACGCTGAAGCAGGCCAACCTCAAAAATGGCCGTCTGGTGCTGGAAATGACGGAAAGCAAGGTCGTGACCCTGCTGCGTCCTGCACAGACATTCATCACCGGCTGGAAGCAACTCGGCGGCTTCTTTGCGCTGGAGCAGTTCGGATCGGGCCTGAACTCCTTCCAGTTGCTCAATCACATCGATGCTGATTATCTGAAAATCGATCGCAGCTTCATGGCTAATCTTCCCCAGCATCCAGAGAATCAGAAGAAGATCACCGAGATCTGCCTTCAGGCGCACGAATTGAAGCGCCTGACAGTGGCCGAGTGGGTGGAAGATGCAGCCAGCACGTCGATGTTGTTCGCTTGCGGCGTGGACTTTGTGCAGGGTAACTTTCTGCAGGAGCCGCAGCGGCTGGTGGTGAATGTGTAA
- the ccsA gene encoding cytochrome c biogenesis protein CcsA — MRHLQAMLPALSIFAILCYLFASLLLARPLLGRSSSAPAAFARPALAIATVAVLAHASGLLAMHRGALDLHFFAALSLVACVMSALTLLVNLTRPVATLGVIVFPLSALLLWVDSFLAPPTMPISMDWHIKLHVTVALLAFCVLAIAAAMAILLAVQERALRHRQLGPWLSALPPLTLTESLLFRLIGAGFTLLSLTLLTGTLFVDNLFGQHLVHKTVLSIIAWLVFGTLLYGRWRHGWRGRSAVNLTLIGMGVLALAFFGSKFVLEVILRRAVD, encoded by the coding sequence ATGCGACACTTGCAGGCCATGCTGCCCGCACTCTCGATCTTCGCCATCCTCTGCTACCTGTTCGCCAGCCTGCTGCTGGCGCGGCCGCTGCTTGGCCGAAGCTCCAGCGCACCCGCTGCATTCGCTCGCCCTGCATTGGCTATTGCCACGGTGGCGGTTCTTGCGCATGCCAGCGGATTGCTGGCCATGCATCGTGGCGCTCTGGATCTGCACTTCTTCGCAGCGCTGTCGCTGGTGGCTTGCGTGATGTCAGCACTCACTTTGCTGGTAAACCTCACCCGCCCGGTTGCTACGCTTGGTGTGATCGTGTTTCCACTTAGCGCCCTGCTGCTTTGGGTCGACAGCTTCCTGGCGCCGCCTACCATGCCAATCTCGATGGACTGGCATATCAAGCTACACGTTACGGTGGCCTTGTTGGCCTTCTGTGTACTTGCTATTGCCGCGGCGATGGCGATTTTGCTCGCTGTGCAGGAGCGTGCCTTGCGTCATCGCCAACTGGGGCCGTGGCTAAGTGCGCTTCCACCACTCACATTGACCGAATCGCTGTTGTTTCGCCTGATCGGCGCCGGCTTCACGCTGCTATCGCTGACTCTGCTTACGGGCACGCTATTTGTCGACAATCTGTTCGGGCAGCATCTAGTGCACAAGACCGTGCTGTCCATCATTGCGTGGCTGGTCTTCGGCACCTTGCTGTACGGCCGCTGGCGGCATGGCTGGCGTGGGCGCAGCGCGGTGAATCTCACCCTGATCGGCATGGGGGTGCTGGCGCTGGCATTTTTCGGCTCGAAATTCGTGCTGGAAGTGATTCTGCGCCGCGCAGTGGATTAA
- a CDS encoding type II toxin-antitoxin system Phd/YefM family antitoxin, with protein MSLASQIKPISYLKANAAEVLEKLAQTHEPMIITQNGEAKAVIQDIFSYEKTQETLALLKILALGQKDVEAGRTTPIEEVVARLKAKYKSP; from the coding sequence ATGAGCCTGGCATCGCAAATCAAGCCGATCAGCTACTTGAAGGCCAACGCGGCCGAAGTGCTGGAAAAGCTCGCCCAGACGCACGAGCCGATGATCATCACCCAGAACGGTGAGGCCAAGGCGGTGATTCAGGACATCTTCTCGTATGAGAAGACGCAAGAAACCCTGGCATTGTTGAAGATACTGGCTCTCGGGCAAAAGGACGTCGAGGCGGGCCGTACCACTCCGATCGAAGAGGTGGTTGCCAGGCTTAAAGCCAAGTACAAATCACCTTAA
- the efp gene encoding elongation factor P encodes MATYDLNGVKNGLKIIVDGDPYIITEAEFIKPGKGQAFTRIKIRNLLNGRTTEKTLKSSDSYEGADVVDTDMQYLYSDGEFWHFMHQESFEQHQADATAMSDAAKWLKGEEECVVTLWNGRPISIQAPNFVQLKIVETDPGLRGDTSGGGGKPAKLETGAVVRVPLFVNQDEIIEVDTRTGEYTKRIK; translated from the coding sequence ATGGCCACCTACGACCTTAATGGCGTCAAGAACGGTCTGAAGATCATCGTCGACGGCGATCCCTACATTATCACCGAGGCGGAGTTCATTAAACCGGGCAAGGGGCAGGCCTTCACCCGTATCAAGATCCGCAACCTGCTCAACGGCCGCACCACCGAAAAGACGCTCAAGTCCAGCGACTCCTACGAGGGTGCGGACGTGGTCGATACCGATATGCAGTACCTCTACAGTGATGGCGAGTTCTGGCATTTCATGCACCAGGAGTCGTTCGAGCAGCACCAGGCTGACGCCACCGCGATGTCCGATGCGGCCAAGTGGCTGAAGGGCGAGGAAGAGTGCGTGGTCACGTTGTGGAACGGTCGCCCGATCTCGATCCAGGCGCCGAACTTCGTCCAGCTCAAGATCGTCGAAACCGACCCAGGTCTGCGTGGCGATACGTCAGGCGGTGGTGGCAAGCCAGCCAAGCTGGAAACCGGTGCCGTGGTACGCGTGCCGTTGTTTGTGAATCAGGACGAAATCATCGAAGTCGACACCCGCACCGGCGAATACACCAAGCGCATCAAGTGA
- the rpsP gene encoding 30S ribosomal protein S16 has product MVKIRLSRGGAKGRPFYHVVVTDSRSARDGRNIESVGFYNPVASGKDKRLELNVARIQEWVSKGAQLSDKVVSLVKEAGKQQAA; this is encoded by the coding sequence ATGGTCAAGATTCGTCTTTCGCGCGGCGGCGCCAAGGGCCGTCCGTTCTACCACGTCGTTGTGACCGACTCGCGCAGTGCTCGTGATGGCCGCAATATCGAGAGCGTGGGTTTCTACAATCCGGTCGCTTCGGGCAAGGACAAGCGCCTTGAGCTGAACGTGGCACGCATTCAGGAATGGGTGTCCAAGGGCGCCCAATTGAGCGATAAGGTCGTCTCGTTGGTGAAGGAAGCCGGCAAGCAGCAGGCTGCCTGA
- a CDS encoding type II toxin-antitoxin system RelE/ParE family toxin: MRYEVRIGAGAERDLESIYDYIAANDSVARAVQMLDELVQVVDSLASMPERGSCPRELMGLGLTQYRQLIREPWRIIYRVLGEQVFIDVVADGRRDMRSLLAQRLLDV; this comes from the coding sequence ATGCGCTACGAAGTACGGATTGGAGCTGGGGCGGAACGCGACCTAGAGTCCATCTACGACTACATCGCTGCCAACGATAGTGTCGCTCGGGCGGTGCAGATGCTGGATGAATTGGTGCAGGTGGTTGATTCGCTAGCCAGCATGCCTGAGCGTGGTAGTTGTCCCCGTGAGCTTATGGGCTTGGGCTTGACGCAATATCGCCAGCTCATCCGAGAGCCGTGGCGAATTATCTACCGCGTTCTGGGCGAGCAGGTTTTTATTGATGTCGTTGCTGATGGCCGGCGCGATATGCGATCGCTACTTGCTCAGCGATTACTTGACGTCTGA